The sequence below is a genomic window from Sphingomonas crusticola.
GGCTGGCCTGCGGTCGCACGCTCGATAAAGCGCTCCGGCGGCAGGGTGGCCGGGGCGCCGGGCGGCAATGCCGGCCACAGCGGCAGGATCTCGGTCGGATCACCGGGAACTGGGCCGGCCGCCACCCCCACCGATGCGCTCGCCGCAGCAAGAATCAGCACGTTTCTCCGGTCTATCAAGACGCCTCTCTCTTTTCGGGGAGAATGACGGCGTAACCCGGTCGAGGCAATAAGACGGTGCGGGGCGCCGCGCATTCCCCGGACTGGATGTCCGCGACGGACTTAGCCGAGCGCGGCCGCCATTTCCGCCAGCTTGGCAATGGTGTTCATGTTGCGCGCTGTACCGGTTTTGGCGGCCGGGATCGCCAGCCGCGAGTCCGCCATGCCGTCGCCGTAGAAAATGTAGATTGCGCGCTTGCCCAGCCGCATCTCCTCATCCTTGACGTTCTTGGCGCTCGCGAGAGCATCGCCTGGGATCGGTTGGTCCACGAACAACGCAACCGTGCGATTGCCCGGCTTGTCGGCAAACGGATTGTGCGCGAGCGTTTCCGCCATTTCCGCCGCCGTTCTGACCAGCACACCCACGCGCTTGCCGGCATAGGCTTCAAGCGGGGCCTCGATCGACGCGCGCACGGCCGCTTCGGATTTGTCGCTGGTGAAGACAACATTACCGCTGG
It includes:
- a CDS encoding DUF1697 domain-containing protein yields the protein MTAYVALLRAVNVGGTGKLPMTELKAMCEAAGLAQVRTYIASGNVVFTSDKSEAAVRASIEAPLEAYAGKRVGVLVRTAAEMAETLAHNPFADKPGNRTVALFVDQPIPGDALASAKNVKDEEMRLGKRAIYIFYGDGMADSRLAIPAAKTGTARNMNTIAKLAEMAAALG